TACTTTCAAGCACTCAAGGTTACCGTTACCTATGTGTTAGTTGCGGTACCGCTGGAGTTATCGTTTGCTCTTTTTCTAGCACTGCTCTTAAATAAAGGGATTCGTGGTCTAGGAATGTATCGCGCCGTTTACTATATTCCTTCGTTGATTGGTGGAAGCGTGGCGATTGCGATTCTTTGGCAGCAGGTATTCGGGGACAATGGGATTGTCAATCAATTGCTGGGTTATGCAGGGATTGATATGCCAAGCTGGGTAGGTACGCCCGATTATGCCATTTGGTCCCTTATATTGTTAAAGGTTTGGCAATTTGGCTCACCTATGGTTATCTTTTTGGCGGGACTCAAGCAAATCCCTCAGGAATTTTACGAAGCATCATCCTTAGACGGTGCTGGAAAATGGAAGCAATTTATTCACATTACGTTGCCTTGTCTATCACCTATTATTTTATTTAATGGAATTATGCAAATCATTAGTTCATTTCAAGCATTCACACCAGCTTATATTATCAGTAACGGTACAGGAGGACCGGTGAATTCTACACTGTTTTATACTCTTTATTTGTACCAGAATGGCTTCGGTAACTTCCAAATGGGATATGCCTCTGCTATGGCCTGGTCTCTGCTTTTAATTATCGCCTTTTTTACGGGTCTTATCTTTTTAACTTCGAAAAAATGGGTTCATTACGGGGATCAGGGGTGATAAGATGGAAAAGTTGACAATTCAGGTTAAACAACAAAAAAATAGGTTGATGTTGAGGACACAGGAGAAGAGGATGACAAGTCCATTTCGTTTTAAAAAAATGATATTGCACGCTGTCATTCTGGTCGGCGTAATCATAATGCTTTATCCGATCTTATGGATGATTATCAGCTCGTTTAAACCTACACAAAGTATTTTAAGTGATAACAGTCTTTGGCCGAAAGATTTAACGCTTTCGAATTACATAAAAGGATGGAAAGGCACATCAGGTACAACGTTCGCCACCTTTTATCTAAATTCATTTATTATGGTCGGATTGGCCGTGATTGGCAATGTCCTATCCTGCTCGCTAACAGCATATGCATTTGCTCGGCTGGAATTCAAACACAAAAAAATTTGGTTTGCTTTGATGATGATGACGATGATGATTCCGATGCATGTACTTATTGTTCCACAGTACATCATTTTTAATAAGTTGGAATGGATTAATACTATTTTGCCAATTGTAGTGCCGAAGTTTTTTGCCGTAGATGGATTTTTTATTTTTCTAACCATTCAATTTATTCGGTCACTCCCGAGAGGATTGGATGAAGCAGCTACCATAGATGGATGCGGACCGATTGCAATCTATTTTCGAATTATATTGCCCCTGACAGTTCCAGCCATCGTAACAACCACCATATTTACATTCATTTGGACTTGGAATGACTTTTTTAGCCAGCTTCTATACCTCAGTGGTGTAGAAAAATACACCGTAACACTAGCACTTCGAATGTTCACCGATGCTGGTGGAGAGGCTGCTCTTGGCTCGCTTTTTGCCATGTCGGTACTGTCGATCGTACCAGTATTTCTAATTTTCTTCTTCTTCCAGCGATATATTGTAGAAGGAATTGCTACATCCGGAATGAAATAAACCAAATAGGATGAAAAATGCTGCAGGCGAAAATATCTGCAGCATTTTTTACGGCGAATGGGGGTTTTTCCACCGAAAGGGGGATGAGCCGAAAACACAACTGAATACATTAAACTCTGTCCAGATAAAATTATTTCAGGTAAAATAAGGTAAAGTTAATAAATGAATGAATTTCAGAGTGTCCAGAGGGAATCAGGATAAGGAGAAAAATATGAAATTACAGGATAAAATTGATCGCGCATACCCGCGATTTTACGATTATGAGGTAAACAAAACAAAACTCAATGGGCCATTTTATTTACAAAAACACCGCAGATAGCGGTGCCTATACTTATTTTAGGTTGTTTGTAGCTCTAAAAAGGAACTAGTTTATTAATTTTATCGTTTACTTTTTAGTAAGGATTTATTTCCAGATTACTAAAATACTGTTGTCTCATCAGTTTTGTCGCATCCTGATAAAATGTAGTCAGTTGTTTCATCGGTTTCTTTAACATTATTGATTTGCAAGTTGCTGTACTAACAATTCCATTACCGAATTCGTCTCAGGTAGTATCAGTTGTTGAAGTGATGATTCCCCATCGTATTCAAGGTCGTGTAAGATTGGGTCTCCTTCTGTTGTATATCTCACAACTCTAATTTTGTCTTCTCTACCTTGATTTACATTCTCAACAAATTTCATAAATTTCTCAATGTTGGTTATTTCGCCGTGCGAATCTACAATATCTTCATCAGAAGGATTATAATTGCAACCTGATATAAGTATCAGTAATAACACAAACCAAATTGCTTTCTTCATTTTATGACCCCCTCTACTACACGGAAATTTCCATACCGCAAAGAAAACATTTTGGTCATACCTCTGAAAAATACGATCGAGTTGAAGATATTTTTCTAAAAAATCAAGTTATGTACAAAGGACAATTTGGCGATGCAACTGTAAGAGTATGTAACACAGTAAAAATGACAGACTTGCTAAATCATTTACTCAAAGAGAAACCAGATTTATTTTCTTGATTGATAGGGGACAACGTCAAAGAATTGGCATTACCCGAGCGTTGGACGATCATTACTGGTACCTGGCAGCATTTTTTATATAAAAAAACGCTTTGTTTAAAGTCATTACTGGTAAACCCAAAATTTAGAATTAATCTAAATAGATAGACAAAAGGAGGGATTGCATAGTATCCCTTCTTTTGCCGATAAAAGTGCTTGGCACCTTCAAGAGACAATGATTTAAAAAATAAATGTCTCTTTATATTGAAGGAATTTTCACCTCTAAATATGTTATAATAGGAATGCATGTTCGTATTATATGGAGTATACATATTAGAGGAGGTAACGAATGGGGAAAATAAGCTATCCGAAAGTGTGGAATTTAGATCAGGTTTTTATGGGAGGAGGCAAATCAAGTCAATTTTCAGATCATATAAATCGATTAGAAGATCTTGTGTATGAACTAGAAGGTAGTGTTACTTCATTTATTACCCCACTTTCAACAAATGAAGTAATCAAAGTGGTACATTTAATAGAAAACATCGGAAACATTCGCTTGTACTTATCGCAAGCTACTTCGTTTATCACTTGTCTCCTTGCACAAAATCCAAAGGATCAAGATGCTGCTAGTTTACGAGGCAAGATTGCTCAAATAGAATCTCGTTTTGAAAAAGAATTATCGAAAGTAAAGAAGATATTTACATATACAAAGGAAGAGGTTTGGGAAAGGTTACTAGAGACCGAAGAATTAAAAGAGTATAGGTTTATTCTAAACGAATGGCGTGAAAATGCAGATAAGAATCTGTCTGAAGAGGAGCTAAATTTAATCTCTGATTTAATGGTTGATGGGTACCATGCTTGGGGACAATTCTATAATGATCTAGTAAGTAGTATTAACGTAAAGATTCTTATTAATGGAAAAGATGAAAATCTATCAGTTGGACAAGCCATTAACTTGCGGTCGCATCCTAATGAAGAAGTTCGTAAGGAAGCCCATTATGTTTTAGAATCTATATGGAAAGAGAAAGAAGAATTATTCAGTAAAATAATCAATCACATTGCTGGCTTTCGTATACAGGTAAATAACCAACGAGGGATAAAAAATGCAATTGAAGATCCTTTGAAAAAGAACAGAATGAAGGAAGAAACGCTGCATACGATGTGGAAAGTGATCAGTAAATATAAACAACCTTTCTCGAATTACTTGAAGCGAAAAGCTGAAATGATAGGCGGATCTAGCATGAAGTCTTATAACTTTTGGGCTCCCGTTACAAAAAGTAATCAAGAGATAAAATTCGAGGAAGCAGTTACACTTATTACAGAACATTTTAGTCAGTTTGGAACCGAATTAGAAGGCTTCGTTAAGAAAGCTTTTGATGAAGGCTGGATAGAGGCCGAGGATCGTCCAAATAAGTCAGCTATTCCGTTTTGTGCTGGTTTTCCACTCACATGTGAATCAAGAGTTTTTATGACATTTAACGGTACTTTTTTAAATGTGTTAACTCTTGTTCATGAGCTGGGGCATGCTTTCCATAATCATGCCATGAGGTCTGTTAATGGATTGAATAAGCGTTATCCGTTAAGTATTGCTGAAACCGCTTCAACCTTCTCCGAAATGATTATTTTTGATGCGGCTATGAAAAAGACAAAATCAAAAGAAGAAAAATTAATTATACTGGATGAAAAATTAAAACGCAGTGTAATGAACTTTATGAATATTCATTCGAGGTTCTTATTCGAACAAAGATTTTACAAGGAACGTAATGGAGGTATTGTTTCTGCCCATCGACTAAATCAGTTAATGGAAGAATCAATAAATGAGGCGTATGCAGGTTCCCTAGAACAACCTTCAATTTATTCTTGGGTTTGGACACCACACTACTATATTACTCAATCGCCTTTTTATAATTTCCCATATACTTTTGGGTATTTATTTGCATTGAGCATTTATGCAAAGGCAAAGGAGAAGGGAAAAGATTTTGAGAAATATTATTTAGCCTTACTTCGTGATTCAGGAAGTATGACTGTAGAAAATTTAGTTATGAAACATTTAGGAGAAGATATTACTTCAGAGGAATTCTGGGAAAAAGGTATGAAATTATGCGTAAAAGATGCAGAAGAATTCCTTAAACTAACTTCTTCTTAAATTGTTTGATAAGTTATGGTTCAAGCATAAAGGTAGCGATAAAGCGCTCACCATAACTTCTAGGAAAAGCAAAAATATGTTTTTGCCTTGGGTTCCTATTTTTTCTTATTCATTTTTTAAAAAGGTTGTACTGAATTCGCTTCCATGATATAGTAAGAAAAAGAAATTGTGAACAATTTGTGAAAGATAATATTCATTACAAATATTATGGCAGATTTAATACGAAACAGCGATCCTGTTAATCGGTTAAATCTAGAAACCTATCTTTTTATAAACAGTTGGTACTTAACAGCGCTCCTGTTAAAGGCGAACCGTTGTATTGATTTCTAGTTTTCTGTAACATTCAGAAAACTCAAGGAATTTTACAACGGTTTTTTATTTTTGTTCACAATTAATAATAGAAATGATTTCTAAGGGGGAGAATGAAAACGAATGAAAACGAAAAAAAACCGCTGGTTGATTGCTTTATCTGCTGTTGGAATTCATATTTCCATTGGCTCCGTGTATGCATGGAGTAACTTTACCGCACCACTTAAAGAAATGTTTGGCTGGTCCGACTCACAGGTGGCCATGACCTTCAGTATTGCGATTCTTTTCTTAGGTCTATCGGCCGCATTTCTAGGACATTTTGTAGAGAAATACGGACCAAGGAAAGCAGGGTTATTGGCTGCAATCTTCTTTGGAGTTGGTATCACTGGTTCAGGTCTTGCTGTAGCATTAGAATCAAGACCCTTATTATACTTTTTCTACGGGGCAATAGGCGGCATCGGTCTAGGTGTAGGTTATATTGCGCCTGTTTCAACACTTATTAAATGGTTCCCTGACCGAAGAGGCTTAGCAACTGGGCTTGCGATTATGGGCTTCGGCTTCGCAGCGGCAATCAGCAGTCCGATTATGAATATGCTGATTGAAGCAGTGGGGGTAGCCAATACTTTTTATATTCTTGGTCTTTCCTATTTTGTGATTATGCTTCTTTCTTCCTTATATCTGGAAAAGCCAGAGGAAGGATGGCTACCTGAGGGTTATCAAGACAAAATCAACAGTGGAAAAGCAAAGCCGAATATGGATTTATCACAATTAATGGCGAATGAAGCGGTTAAAACGAAGCGTTTCTGGTATTTATGGTTGATGTTGTTTATTAACATTACATGTGGTATTGCGATTTTAGCAGTAGCCAAGCCGCTTGCAATGGAAAGTATCGGAATTGACATGGCACAAGCAGCAGCACTGGTTGGAGCCATCGGAATTTTTAATGGGTTAGGAAGAATTGGCTGGGCTAGTTTTTCAGATATTATTGGACGACCCGCCACCTATACAACATTTTTCATTCTGCAAATGGTGATTTTCTTCGTTTTGCCTGATGTATCGATTAAATGGTTATTTATTGGATTGCTGATTGTGGTTTATACCTGCTACGGTGGAGGTTTTTCATCCATTCCTGCTTATATTGGCGACCTATTTGGTACGAAGCAATTAGGGGCAATTCACGGATACATCTTAACAGCCTGGGCTGCGGCAGGTCTTGTTGGACCATTATTTGCAGCATGGATTAAAGACACAACCGGTAGTTATTCTGGCAGCTTAACGTTCTTCTCTGGATTGTTTGTGGCTGCGTTTATCATCTCGTTGTTGATCCGCTTAGACATTAACAAATTAAAGAAAAGCCAAATACAAAATCAAACTGAATTGCAAAATAAGGTAGGATAACTTTTCTTGCAATTTATAGACTAAACTTATAGAATTAACACTATGAACATAGTGAAAACCTTATGAATGCAAGCGAGATGACGTAAGTGAATAAATATGAAGCAGAATTTAGTAATATCGTTCGCGCCTACAGAAAACGACATATGGGAAAAGGTCCTAGTCAAGTGAGAACAACCTTCTGCAAGAACTGGGCCATTTGTGAGCTAGAGGGAAATTTATCTCCAATCGAAAAATTTATTGCAACGGCTGAAGATGGAAAACAAATGCTGCGCTCGGCTCGTACGGAAATGGTAAAAGAGATTTATAAGAAAAATCATCCTCAGGAAATGGAAGAGCTTCTAGGTGCGAATTTTATTTGTGTCTTTGTTGATATCGATATTGAAGAGGACAAGGGAATGTCAATCTTCGTGTTTGACCAAGATCTTGAGGAAAAGTTTAAAGTTTAATAGTAATCCCAATTACCCAACTATATCTCGTTGGCACTTGACAGCGAACCTGTTAAAGACTAACCACCATGGAGTAAACGGCCTTGTTTTATAACTTGGTTCTCCTTGGTGGTTTTTTTATGGATTTTTTTGATTAGAGGAGGAAATGAGAATGGGAAAAACACTACATCCAGGACCACAGAAGAAATCAAAGCTACCAGCTCCCAAACATTGGGTGAGTCCAATTCCTTTTGGACTCGGAAAAATCAAACCAAAGCATATTCGCGATACGATGAAAATTGCTTGGGATAATAAAGATAATATCGGATATGCCACCAACATCATTACAAAAGGAGTTTGTGATGGGTGTGCCCTTGGGGTATCGGGATTACATGACCAAACACTTGACGGACCGCATCTTTGTACCACTCGCTTAAATGTTCTAAGGCTAAATACGATGCCTGCCATTAAGCCAGAAATCCTCCATGCTGATATTGATGAACTAAGAAAGTATGATAGCACAGAGCTCCGTAAACTTGGGCGCATCCCATACCCAATGATTCGCCGAAAAGGAGAGCGGAAATTCTCTAGAATCACATGGGATGTTGCATTGGATATGATTGCAGCCAAGATGAAAACATTAGAGCCGAAGCAATATGCTTTTTATCTAACAGCACGCGGGATTACAAATGAAAGCTACTATGTAGCAGCGAAAGTAGCACGTTTCTTAGGGACCAATAACATCGATAATGCATCACGTATTTGTCATGCGCCAAGTAAAACCGCTTTAAAGCGTTCAATTGGTGTCGGTGCATCTACCTCTAACTATCTCGACTGGATCGGAACAGATGTATTATTGTTCTGGGGAAGCGTCGCCTCAAACGCATCACCTGTATCTTCAAAATATATGCTTGAAGCAAAGAAAAAAGGGAC
This Neobacillus sp. YX16 DNA region includes the following protein-coding sequences:
- a CDS encoding sugar ABC transporter permease, yielding MLNLFDQKRWSSIIPYLFLAPWLIGLVVFSGFPFLSSLYLSFTNYNFVSSPNWVGLKNYLTMFTQDPQYFQALKVTVTYVLVAVPLELSFALFLALLLNKGIRGLGMYRAVYYIPSLIGGSVAIAILWQQVFGDNGIVNQLLGYAGIDMPSWVGTPDYAIWSLILLKVWQFGSPMVIFLAGLKQIPQEFYEASSLDGAGKWKQFIHITLPCLSPIILFNGIMQIISSFQAFTPAYIISNGTGGPVNSTLFYTLYLYQNGFGNFQMGYASAMAWSLLLIIAFFTGLIFLTSKKWVHYGDQG
- a CDS encoding carbohydrate ABC transporter permease produces the protein MTSPFRFKKMILHAVILVGVIIMLYPILWMIISSFKPTQSILSDNSLWPKDLTLSNYIKGWKGTSGTTFATFYLNSFIMVGLAVIGNVLSCSLTAYAFARLEFKHKKIWFALMMMTMMIPMHVLIVPQYIIFNKLEWINTILPIVVPKFFAVDGFFIFLTIQFIRSLPRGLDEAATIDGCGPIAIYFRIILPLTVPAIVTTTIFTFIWTWNDFFSQLLYLSGVEKYTVTLALRMFTDAGGEAALGSLFAMSVLSIVPVFLIFFFFQRYIVEGIATSGMK
- a CDS encoding DUF4362 domain-containing protein; amino-acid sequence: MKKAIWFVLLLILISGCNYNPSDEDIVDSHGEITNIEKFMKFVENVNQGREDKIRVVRYTTEGDPILHDLEYDGESSLQQLILPETNSVMELLVQQLANQ
- a CDS encoding M3 family oligoendopeptidase — encoded protein: MGKISYPKVWNLDQVFMGGGKSSQFSDHINRLEDLVYELEGSVTSFITPLSTNEVIKVVHLIENIGNIRLYLSQATSFITCLLAQNPKDQDAASLRGKIAQIESRFEKELSKVKKIFTYTKEEVWERLLETEELKEYRFILNEWRENADKNLSEEELNLISDLMVDGYHAWGQFYNDLVSSINVKILINGKDENLSVGQAINLRSHPNEEVRKEAHYVLESIWKEKEELFSKIINHIAGFRIQVNNQRGIKNAIEDPLKKNRMKEETLHTMWKVISKYKQPFSNYLKRKAEMIGGSSMKSYNFWAPVTKSNQEIKFEEAVTLITEHFSQFGTELEGFVKKAFDEGWIEAEDRPNKSAIPFCAGFPLTCESRVFMTFNGTFLNVLTLVHELGHAFHNHAMRSVNGLNKRYPLSIAETASTFSEMIIFDAAMKKTKSKEEKLIILDEKLKRSVMNFMNIHSRFLFEQRFYKERNGGIVSAHRLNQLMEESINEAYAGSLEQPSIYSWVWTPHYYITQSPFYNFPYTFGYLFALSIYAKAKEKGKDFEKYYLALLRDSGSMTVENLVMKHLGEDITSEEFWEKGMKLCVKDAEEFLKLTSS
- a CDS encoding OFA family MFS transporter, whose product is MKTKKNRWLIALSAVGIHISIGSVYAWSNFTAPLKEMFGWSDSQVAMTFSIAILFLGLSAAFLGHFVEKYGPRKAGLLAAIFFGVGITGSGLAVALESRPLLYFFYGAIGGIGLGVGYIAPVSTLIKWFPDRRGLATGLAIMGFGFAAAISSPIMNMLIEAVGVANTFYILGLSYFVIMLLSSLYLEKPEEGWLPEGYQDKINSGKAKPNMDLSQLMANEAVKTKRFWYLWLMLFINITCGIAILAVAKPLAMESIGIDMAQAAALVGAIGIFNGLGRIGWASFSDIIGRPATYTTFFILQMVIFFVLPDVSIKWLFIGLLIVVYTCYGGGFSSIPAYIGDLFGTKQLGAIHGYILTAWAAAGLVGPLFAAWIKDTTGSYSGSLTFFSGLFVAAFIISLLIRLDINKLKKSQIQNQTELQNKVG
- a CDS encoding DUF2294 domain-containing protein, with amino-acid sequence MNKYEAEFSNIVRAYRKRHMGKGPSQVRTTFCKNWAICELEGNLSPIEKFIATAEDGKQMLRSARTEMVKEIYKKNHPQEMEELLGANFICVFVDIDIEEDKGMSIFVFDQDLEEKFKV